In Ferrimicrobium acidiphilum DSM 19497, a single genomic region encodes these proteins:
- a CDS encoding alpha/beta fold hydrolase, producing MANPTRVRLEYELIGPPDRPVVVFVHGLGGQMTDWPTWAIELFLGAGYRVLTYDQRDSGLSTRMESDGVPDLLSIYLGRREFAPYTLADMADDLLELLDRLEIDRVHLVGVSMGAMVAQQFLIEEPERVLSIVSMLGSTGRAGVGQPSELALAALLNPDPEEPLEIVVAQPRSHLERQAIVDRIARSRARLRSAGVEDPFSSARQLAAILASPDRSVALSTLEGLPSLVVHGAIDPLVNVSGGVDTFRVLRSSRLLIFAGLGHDLPPWCWNRLAKEMLATVGEAGE from the coding sequence ATGGCTAACCCCACGCGGGTGCGGTTGGAGTATGAACTGATCGGTCCTCCGGATCGTCCGGTCGTGGTCTTTGTCCATGGCCTAGGCGGGCAGATGACCGATTGGCCTACGTGGGCTATCGAACTCTTTCTTGGGGCTGGCTATCGGGTGCTGACCTACGATCAGCGTGATAGTGGTCTCTCGACTCGGATGGAGAGCGACGGCGTTCCGGATCTCCTCTCGATCTACCTAGGGCGTCGTGAGTTCGCACCGTACACCCTTGCCGACATGGCTGATGATCTGCTGGAACTTCTTGATCGTCTTGAGATTGACAGGGTCCATCTAGTCGGAGTTTCGATGGGAGCGATGGTCGCCCAGCAGTTTCTGATCGAGGAGCCAGAACGTGTCCTCTCGATCGTCAGTATGCTCGGATCTACAGGACGAGCAGGGGTGGGGCAGCCGAGCGAGCTGGCGCTGGCGGCACTGCTGAATCCAGATCCAGAGGAGCCGTTGGAGATCGTAGTGGCCCAACCACGCTCACATCTAGAGCGGCAGGCTATCGTCGATCGGATCGCAAGGAGTAGAGCTAGATTGAGATCGGCTGGAGTTGAAGATCCATTTTCGAGCGCTCGCCAGCTAGCCGCCATTCTGGCCTCTCCAGATCGTTCGGTGGCGCTGTCGACCTTAGAGGGGCTCCCGTCGCTGGTTGTTCATGGAGCGATCGACCCACTGGTGAACGTCTCGGGTGGTGTTGATACCTTTCGGGTACTCAGGTCGTCGCGGCTGCTCATCTTTGCCGGGCTCGGCCACGACCTGCCGCCTTGGTGTTGGAATAGGCTGGCGAAAGAGATGCTAGCTACGGTTGGCGAGGCGGGGGAGTAG
- a CDS encoding type IV secretory system conjugative DNA transfer family protein, translated as MRARVGHRVGLMFYLGRQAGGAPFFTSDRSHLLVLGPPRSGKTSSLVIPNARLFPGAVVVTSTKNDILDAILVRRREVGTVWVFDPSGEFPLPDGVCRASWSPVAASVNLEEAVLVAEGFVAVALGTGSSADRHWIDRAKALLAPLLLAAQLSGVSASVVASWIDRRDFAEALDSLQFSGEERAVEVLQGILGTEARERSAIISSTSAALAAYRFRDQQDGEEFVPSNFVVSQDLLLVVSPSLVQTVVAPVVVALLDEIRRAAYRSTAIGAEPKVALLLDEMANIAPLPSLGSLLSEGVSQGVYLLGALQDLSQARERWPALMRGLLTLFGTTVVLGGIGDIETLRMLEELFGTIDHAEVGWQRGGFLRLTTSTHKVERPLFSRGELRELGPFEAAVLDLRGGSGKVRLTPDFLA; from the coding sequence GTGCGCGCAAGGGTTGGTCATCGAGTAGGGCTCATGTTCTACCTGGGGCGACAGGCGGGTGGTGCCCCGTTCTTTACCTCTGATAGATCGCACCTACTCGTGCTTGGACCCCCGAGGTCGGGTAAGACGTCGTCGTTGGTGATCCCCAACGCTCGTCTTTTCCCAGGAGCTGTCGTCGTCACCTCCACCAAGAACGACATCCTAGACGCCATCTTGGTTCGACGTCGAGAAGTTGGTACCGTCTGGGTTTTCGATCCGAGTGGGGAGTTCCCGTTGCCCGATGGTGTGTGCCGAGCGAGCTGGTCACCAGTGGCGGCATCGGTCAATCTTGAAGAGGCGGTACTGGTGGCAGAGGGTTTCGTCGCCGTAGCATTAGGTACTGGATCATCGGCTGATCGTCACTGGATCGACCGCGCTAAGGCACTCCTAGCGCCGCTTTTGCTGGCGGCGCAACTGTCAGGGGTATCGGCCAGCGTCGTTGCTAGCTGGATCGATCGACGCGATTTTGCTGAGGCCCTCGATTCCCTGCAGTTCTCGGGCGAGGAACGTGCCGTAGAGGTGCTTCAAGGGATATTGGGAACCGAGGCGAGGGAGCGATCTGCGATCATCTCGTCGACCTCAGCAGCCTTGGCCGCCTACCGCTTTCGGGATCAACAAGATGGAGAGGAGTTCGTGCCCTCCAACTTCGTCGTGAGTCAAGATCTCCTTCTGGTGGTATCACCGTCGTTGGTGCAGACGGTGGTGGCTCCGGTCGTAGTGGCGCTTTTAGACGAGATCCGACGAGCAGCCTATCGTTCGACGGCTATTGGCGCAGAGCCAAAAGTCGCGTTACTACTCGACGAGATGGCTAATATAGCCCCACTGCCCTCACTCGGTTCGTTGTTGTCGGAGGGAGTCAGCCAAGGAGTTTATTTGCTTGGGGCCCTCCAAGATCTCTCCCAGGCACGAGAGCGCTGGCCGGCGTTGATGCGAGGTTTACTCACCCTATTTGGCACTACCGTAGTACTTGGTGGTATCGGAGATATCGAGACACTGCGGATGCTGGAGGAGCTTTTTGGAACCATAGATCATGCTGAGGTTGGATGGCAACGAGGTGGGTTCCTACGTCTCACCACAAGCACTCACAAGGTTGAGAGACCATTGTTTAGTCGGGGTGAACTGCGTGAGCTCGGTCCGTTTGAAGCGGCGGTACTAGATCTACGAGGCGGATCGGGGAAGGTGCGACTCACACCTGATTTTCTCGCATAG
- a CDS encoding methyltransferase domain-containing protein — translation MANTYIHGHDSSVLASHRWRGVDNSANYLISVLHDGDRLLDVGCGPGTITRDFVRFVPGGYVVALDRTPTIIEEAVGGDTHVFGVEGDVYNLPFQDRSFDIVHAHQVLQHLGDPQRAIREMARVAKRFVAFADADYDRMLWWPSSPSLERWMQLYQAIAAHNHVNPNIGRELSSLALYCGLSNHQVHTTTWTYATTELVHWWADSWAGRVLHSTYASEALRLGLSSQEELTTLAQGWQEWATKPGAIFVITSIAILASL, via the coding sequence ATGGCCAATACTTATATTCATGGTCACGATTCAAGCGTACTCGCTTCACATCGCTGGCGAGGAGTCGACAACTCTGCTAATTATCTAATCTCTGTACTCCACGATGGGGATCGCTTGTTAGATGTTGGTTGCGGCCCGGGAACCATCACTCGCGACTTTGTAAGGTTTGTCCCTGGCGGGTACGTGGTCGCCCTCGATCGCACACCGACCATCATCGAAGAGGCCGTTGGCGGAGATACTCATGTCTTCGGCGTCGAAGGAGATGTCTACAATCTACCGTTTCAAGACCGTAGCTTCGATATCGTCCATGCCCATCAGGTTCTCCAACACCTTGGCGACCCACAACGTGCGATACGCGAGATGGCTCGAGTAGCTAAGCGTTTTGTCGCCTTCGCCGATGCTGACTATGACAGAATGCTTTGGTGGCCGAGTTCACCATCGCTTGAGCGTTGGATGCAGCTCTATCAAGCAATCGCAGCACACAACCATGTCAACCCAAACATCGGCCGTGAGCTCTCCTCCTTAGCGCTCTACTGCGGTCTGTCCAACCATCAGGTTCACACTACCACCTGGACCTATGCTACCACCGAGCTGGTCCATTGGTGGGCCGACTCGTGGGCAGGAAGGGTCCTTCACTCAACCTATGCGAGCGAGGCACTCCGCCTGGGACTCAGTAGCCAAGAGGAGCTCACGACCTTGGCGCAAGGATGGCAAGAGTGGGCGACCAAACCCGGCGCAATATTTGTGATCACATCTATAGCAATCCTCGCCTCTCTATAG
- a CDS encoding potassium channel family protein, which yields MPSLFAILLTKVKRSQIITLLVASLVCLVIGALAFAVTQHVSIGIGLYWAITTATTVGYGDVTPHNTVGRVIAILVMVTTIPLFGAAFAFLAASLTATRLAKLLHMREGPPKGSFIAIYGMHDAVRKIAAEVAATGERVVVIAESNLESLPATVETIKGDPTLEVVLRRSEPERATRLLIAVEDEKDALLIAVMLRHLAPLVPLIAVANSSRIATALTDLGVETTVSVEDLLGHTLAKSIETPHAGDLLLEMVRSPEMVFREFGASPELIGRTLSQARSLEHGLLLGVVKQGQIHMGVSADPTIEAGDTLLVLRRRIDEHTHERI from the coding sequence ATGCCGTCGCTGTTTGCCATACTGCTAACCAAGGTAAAACGAAGCCAGATCATCACGTTGCTGGTCGCATCATTAGTCTGTTTAGTGATCGGTGCACTTGCCTTTGCCGTCACCCAACATGTCAGCATTGGTATAGGGCTGTATTGGGCTATCACCACCGCTACCACTGTTGGTTATGGGGATGTCACTCCGCACAATACGGTCGGTCGTGTGATAGCCATACTTGTGATGGTAACCACAATCCCGCTCTTCGGCGCCGCCTTTGCCTTTCTGGCAGCATCGTTGACGGCTACTCGACTCGCTAAGCTCTTGCACATGCGAGAAGGGCCGCCCAAGGGAAGTTTTATCGCCATCTACGGTATGCACGACGCAGTTCGCAAAATAGCGGCTGAGGTGGCTGCTACTGGGGAGCGAGTAGTGGTTATCGCCGAGAGCAACCTAGAGAGTCTGCCTGCAACTGTAGAGACTATCAAGGGAGATCCCACTCTCGAAGTCGTGCTCCGTCGCTCGGAACCGGAGCGAGCCACCCGCCTTCTGATCGCAGTCGAGGATGAGAAGGACGCCCTCCTCATTGCGGTAATGCTCCGTCACCTCGCTCCGTTGGTTCCTCTGATTGCGGTGGCGAACTCGTCACGGATCGCGACTGCGCTGACTGATCTGGGAGTTGAGACTACGGTGTCAGTCGAGGATCTTTTGGGGCATACTCTTGCCAAGAGTATTGAGACTCCCCATGCTGGAGATCTTTTACTGGAGATGGTTCGTTCTCCAGAGATGGTGTTTCGTGAGTTTGGCGCCTCGCCAGAGTTGATTGGGCGAACTCTGAGCCAAGCTCGGTCGCTTGAGCACGGGCTGTTACTAGGCGTTGTGAAGCAAGGACAAATACATATGGGGGTCTCCGCAGATCCGACTATCGAGGCTGGGGATACTTTGCTTGTGCTTCGACGACGGATCGATGAGCACACCCACGAGCGCATCTAG
- a CDS encoding N,N-dimethylformamidase beta subunit family domain-containing protein → MKARHQREAARRRGLLLIGVIAVAVILVGASIAINSTPSSAKHPTKTSRSKNRGGGRSLPTTFHGPNGVEARWVINQNKLPGTTAWKITGAQTPNAIMGYTNRPQARRGQTVNVYVSTVAPTFRIEAFRMGYYQGLGARLMWTSKTLTGVVQPSCPASAPLYMVQCNWQRSTSFTISKAFVQGDYLLKLVGSGGQQSYIPLTVWDPNSTATYVVMNAVFTWQAFNPFGGYDLYQGATPEPGYPPPNRSRVLSFDRPYGYGNGAANFLTNEYPLIRYMEKHGLNLTYWTNITLAIHGNLLTHHKALLSLGHDEEWSTRMRSNAVAASDHGVNLVFFGASPILRKVRLQASPLGPNLEVVNYRDPQADPLYGVNNARVTQNWWGQPPANLPASSLIGDTYIGYNNNLSFPMVVTDPHSWLYARTGLTSGSTIPGLLKYDFDGYNPQRANPPGVEILSHSPVVIGFDNQKMYADTTYVTNSSSKAGIFESGTNNWIAAMLNCAPGTTSCPSHLVRLMTGNILKLFGNGPTGLTQPSIANWSKFYG, encoded by the coding sequence TTGAAGGCTCGCCATCAACGAGAAGCCGCCAGACGACGGGGCCTGCTCCTCATCGGCGTCATCGCTGTCGCGGTGATCTTGGTTGGCGCTTCGATCGCCATAAACAGCACGCCGTCATCGGCCAAACACCCCACTAAGACCTCCAGGTCCAAAAACAGAGGAGGAGGCAGATCGCTGCCAACAACCTTCCATGGACCTAACGGGGTAGAGGCACGTTGGGTTATCAACCAGAACAAGCTACCAGGGACCACGGCATGGAAGATCACGGGAGCCCAGACCCCGAATGCGATCATGGGATATACCAACCGCCCCCAGGCACGCCGAGGACAGACGGTGAACGTCTACGTATCTACGGTTGCGCCAACCTTTCGGATCGAAGCCTTTCGTATGGGCTACTACCAAGGACTCGGGGCTCGTCTGATGTGGACCTCCAAAACTCTCACCGGGGTCGTCCAACCAAGCTGTCCAGCCTCAGCCCCGCTATATATGGTGCAGTGCAACTGGCAACGTTCCACCTCATTTACGATAAGCAAAGCTTTTGTACAGGGCGACTACCTACTCAAGCTGGTCGGTTCCGGAGGACAACAGAGCTACATCCCGTTAACTGTATGGGATCCGAACTCAACCGCTACTTATGTAGTCATGAACGCGGTCTTCACCTGGCAGGCCTTCAACCCATTCGGGGGCTACGACCTCTACCAGGGCGCGACACCAGAGCCAGGCTACCCACCTCCCAATCGGTCGCGCGTACTCTCATTTGACCGCCCCTACGGCTATGGCAACGGCGCCGCTAACTTTCTCACCAACGAATATCCGCTGATCCGGTACATGGAAAAACATGGACTGAACCTGACCTATTGGACCAACATCACCCTCGCCATCCATGGGAACCTCCTGACTCACCACAAGGCGTTGCTCTCTCTTGGACACGACGAAGAATGGTCTACCCGTATGCGGTCCAACGCCGTAGCCGCTTCCGATCATGGAGTCAACCTTGTCTTCTTCGGTGCTAGTCCGATCCTGCGCAAGGTACGCCTCCAGGCATCCCCACTCGGCCCGAACCTCGAGGTAGTCAACTATCGCGATCCACAAGCAGACCCGCTCTATGGGGTCAATAACGCCAGGGTAACTCAGAACTGGTGGGGACAGCCCCCCGCAAATCTTCCTGCCTCCTCCTTGATTGGAGACACCTATATCGGCTACAACAACAACCTGAGCTTCCCTATGGTGGTGACTGATCCTCACTCTTGGCTATATGCAAGGACTGGACTCACTAGCGGTTCGACCATACCCGGACTCTTGAAGTACGATTTTGATGGCTACAATCCACAACGAGCAAATCCACCAGGAGTAGAGATTCTAAGTCACTCTCCGGTCGTCATCGGGTTTGACAATCAGAAGATGTATGCCGACACCACCTATGTCACCAATAGTTCTAGCAAGGCTGGAATTTTTGAGAGTGGTACCAACAACTGGATCGCAGCCATGCTTAACTGTGCGCCCGGAACTACTTCATGCCCGAGCCATCTTGTCCGCCTGATGACCGGTAACATCCTGAAGCTGTTTGGGAATGGGCCGACAGGGCTCACACAACCCTCAATCGCAAACTGGTCTAAGTTCTACGGCTAA
- a CDS encoding CaiB/BaiF CoA transferase family protein, with protein sequence MGPLQGIRVVEMAGIGPAPFAGMMLADLGATVIRIDPPKRPGIGADLMGRGKRAIAIDAKKPGASELILRIVDRSSILIEGFRPGVMERLGLGPEQLMAVNPRLIYGRMTGWGQEGSKATRSGHDINYISLSGVLGSIAGSEHGPTIPLNLVGDFGGGGMLLVAGVLAALIESHRTGRGQVVDAAMVDGSLLLMTMIYSMFQDGGWSAAPGGNLLDGGAPFYRNYRTKDDRWLAVGALEPQFFNELVTTLGVGDRFNVKNQYDHQLWPEMEAAFEKEFAGRSRSDWEEVFAFSDACVTPVLTMGESLEHPFHQERGSFVKVGGFTQPAPAPRFSHQTDEDRRSRPELSYDSRGILEEIGVDRDEADALCAQGLVIE encoded by the coding sequence GTGGGACCGCTGCAAGGGATTCGAGTCGTTGAGATGGCGGGGATTGGACCGGCACCGTTTGCGGGCATGATGTTGGCTGATCTTGGGGCGACCGTGATCAGGATAGATCCGCCGAAGCGTCCAGGAATCGGCGCAGATCTGATGGGCAGAGGTAAGCGTGCCATCGCAATCGATGCGAAGAAACCAGGTGCTTCCGAGCTAATTTTGAGGATTGTGGACCGCTCCTCTATTCTCATTGAAGGCTTCCGACCAGGTGTTATGGAGCGCCTGGGCCTCGGACCAGAGCAGTTGATGGCGGTGAATCCACGACTTATCTATGGAAGGATGACTGGCTGGGGCCAAGAGGGGTCGAAGGCCACACGTTCTGGGCACGATATCAACTACATCTCGCTCTCGGGTGTGTTGGGCTCGATTGCCGGATCGGAGCATGGCCCGACCATTCCACTCAACCTAGTTGGAGACTTTGGTGGTGGAGGAATGCTACTCGTCGCTGGTGTGCTAGCCGCGTTGATTGAATCTCATAGGACCGGACGTGGTCAGGTGGTTGATGCTGCTATGGTCGATGGTTCCTTGTTGTTGATGACCATGATCTACTCGATGTTTCAAGATGGAGGGTGGTCGGCTGCTCCTGGAGGCAACTTGCTCGACGGCGGTGCCCCATTCTATAGAAATTATCGCACCAAGGATGATCGCTGGTTGGCCGTAGGTGCGCTAGAGCCTCAGTTCTTTAACGAGCTCGTCACCACGTTAGGTGTGGGTGATAGATTCAACGTCAAGAATCAGTACGATCATCAGCTGTGGCCGGAGATGGAGGCTGCTTTCGAGAAGGAGTTTGCTGGTCGTTCTCGTTCAGACTGGGAAGAGGTCTTTGCGTTCTCGGATGCCTGCGTTACTCCAGTCTTAACTATGGGCGAGTCGCTTGAGCACCCTTTTCACCAGGAGCGTGGAAGTTTTGTTAAGGTAGGTGGCTTTACCCAGCCCGCTCCTGCTCCCAGATTCAGCCATCAAACCGACGAAGATCGACGATCACGACCAGAGCTCAGCTACGATTCGAGGGGTATTCTAGAGGAGATAGGAGTCGATCGAGATGAGGCCGATGCGCTGTGCGCGCAAGGGTTGGTCATCGAGTAG
- a CDS encoding putative bifunctional diguanylate cyclase/phosphodiesterase encodes MSKKATFDSSTSPFVALPTRKLLFRRLADPLWLDRRFWLALLLVAGISSIHIGLSLSFGERMTTFPNFVWILPILAPIAYAGLVFGLIGSLSIAFAAIIAIVPGELLISHTASELWGAGSICAIAIVIAIMVSCDLGRSRSTTDPATTVEVLPEEEQRFRIAFEDTMVAMAVVGLDGHLLRVNRSLSTMLGYSPNELIGTNFLDYTHPDDRQLTLAMNNELAIGKADQLSYVKRLIDRSGRTITAEVSRSLAKDNRGVTIYIVASLRDLTAERTAETRIVESEQRFRLAFEDNMAGMVLHDRQGNFVDANEAFCTMVGYSVKELSEHTTAPFLHPDDNELATPQHRRLLSGQASSSRIVTRYLHKNGDVIHVEVARSVARDEHGEPIFFVSSVRDITGERSLTEQLSHQATHDSLTGLPNRQFLKDRVTQAHDKLELSGGYNALLLLDIDDFKGVNDTFGHYTGDQLLVGLARRLEAVTRASDTLSRFAGDEFVYLAEGLASSADAEALARRLLSVLDTPFVLDQSTIQRSATVGTVVWDITSDKGYDELIQAADTAMYEAKRQGKARNVLYTPDMSERASNSFKLAQELGLAVTNNELAMHYQPLVELSSGRIVGFESLMRWHHPTLGTVSPEIFIPLAEQNNLILKLDSFAMNRASTVAASWEAGTPDRAPPYVTINLSARHFHDPTLLPLLEQTLATTNLAPERLVLEITESVALQDIDSAIRVINHIKHLGMTLALDDFGTGYSSLSYLAKLEPNVIKIDRSFVSPASKSNYAQRSVEAIVSLCCVLGITVLAEGIETSVQLKELLHLGCDLGQGFLFSHAIPADQIQPAEALVLKNWQEAAEPSLR; translated from the coding sequence GTGAGCAAAAAGGCAACATTTGACTCCAGTACCTCCCCCTTCGTAGCGCTACCAACCAGAAAACTGTTGTTTCGCCGTTTGGCAGATCCTCTGTGGCTAGACCGCCGATTCTGGTTAGCCTTGCTCCTGGTGGCAGGGATCTCCTCCATCCATATCGGACTCTCGCTTTCGTTCGGTGAGCGAATGACGACATTCCCCAATTTTGTCTGGATTCTCCCGATCTTAGCTCCCATCGCCTACGCTGGTTTAGTCTTTGGACTGATAGGGTCCCTCAGCATCGCATTTGCCGCCATCATTGCAATCGTCCCTGGCGAGCTGCTGATCTCTCACACAGCCTCCGAACTCTGGGGTGCGGGAAGCATCTGCGCGATAGCTATCGTCATCGCGATTATGGTAAGCTGCGACCTCGGTCGATCACGTTCAACAACCGATCCAGCCACAACCGTCGAAGTTCTGCCAGAAGAGGAGCAACGTTTTCGAATCGCATTTGAGGACACCATGGTGGCCATGGCGGTCGTCGGCCTCGATGGCCATCTCCTTCGCGTAAACCGGTCGTTGTCTACCATGCTTGGCTACTCGCCCAATGAGTTGATTGGCACTAACTTTCTTGACTATACGCATCCAGATGATCGCCAGCTAACGCTGGCGATGAACAATGAATTGGCCATAGGTAAGGCCGACCAGCTCAGCTATGTCAAGCGTCTGATCGACAGGAGCGGACGGACAATTACTGCAGAGGTTTCACGTTCTCTAGCCAAAGATAACCGGGGTGTTACGATCTACATCGTCGCATCACTGCGCGATCTCACCGCGGAACGAACCGCCGAGACCAGGATCGTCGAGAGCGAACAACGTTTTCGACTCGCCTTTGAAGACAACATGGCGGGCATGGTTCTTCACGATCGGCAGGGGAATTTTGTCGATGCCAACGAAGCTTTCTGTACGATGGTTGGTTATAGCGTTAAGGAGCTATCCGAGCATACAACCGCCCCATTTCTTCACCCAGACGATAACGAACTCGCCACCCCACAGCATCGAAGGCTGCTTTCGGGCCAAGCCTCCTCGTCTCGGATAGTCACCCGGTATCTTCACAAAAATGGTGACGTAATCCACGTCGAGGTAGCTCGATCGGTAGCTCGCGATGAGCACGGGGAGCCGATCTTCTTTGTGAGTTCAGTGCGGGATATTACAGGAGAAAGGTCCCTGACCGAACAGCTATCTCATCAAGCGACGCATGACTCGCTTACCGGTCTTCCAAATCGACAATTTCTAAAGGATCGCGTAACGCAAGCCCACGACAAGCTGGAGCTCTCGGGTGGGTACAACGCCCTCTTGTTGTTAGATATAGACGACTTCAAAGGAGTGAATGATACCTTTGGTCACTACACCGGCGACCAACTCCTGGTCGGCTTAGCACGCCGTCTCGAGGCAGTGACGCGGGCCTCGGATACCTTGTCTCGATTCGCCGGTGACGAATTCGTCTATCTGGCCGAAGGGCTCGCTAGTAGCGCTGACGCCGAGGCCCTGGCCAGACGACTACTTTCGGTTTTGGACACGCCTTTCGTGCTCGATCAATCCACGATCCAGCGAAGTGCCACCGTAGGAACGGTGGTTTGGGATATCACAAGCGACAAGGGATATGACGAGCTCATTCAAGCCGCAGATACCGCTATGTACGAGGCCAAACGCCAAGGAAAAGCACGCAATGTTCTCTATACGCCCGACATGAGTGAGCGGGCATCCAATAGCTTTAAACTTGCCCAAGAACTTGGACTCGCTGTCACCAACAACGAATTAGCGATGCATTACCAACCGCTGGTGGAGCTATCCTCGGGCAGGATCGTTGGCTTTGAGTCGCTGATGCGTTGGCACCATCCGACTCTGGGCACTGTGTCTCCAGAGATATTTATTCCCCTTGCCGAGCAGAACAACCTGATCTTGAAGCTCGACTCGTTTGCGATGAACCGAGCCTCGACAGTCGCCGCCAGCTGGGAAGCTGGCACACCCGATCGAGCTCCACCGTACGTGACAATAAACCTCTCGGCTCGCCACTTCCACGACCCAACCCTACTGCCGTTACTCGAGCAGACACTCGCGACGACGAACCTCGCTCCGGAGCGCCTGGTTCTCGAGATCACCGAAAGCGTGGCACTTCAAGATATCGACTCCGCCATACGTGTCATTAATCACATCAAGCACCTCGGCATGACACTCGCTCTCGACGACTTCGGTACCGGGTACTCATCACTCTCCTACCTCGCCAAACTGGAGCCAAACGTGATCAAAATAGATAGGAGTTTCGTAAGTCCAGCGTCAAAAAGTAACTACGCACAACGGTCAGTGGAGGCGATAGTCTCTCTGTGTTGTGTCCTTGGCATCACCGTGCTCGCCGAAGGGATAGAGACATCCGTGCAACTCAAAGAGCTCCTACACCTCGGTTGTGACCTTGGTCAAGGGTTTCTGTTCTCACACGCAATACCGGCAGATCAAATACAACCAGCAGAGGCGTTGGTGTTGAAAAACTGGCAAGAGGCAGCAGAACCCTCGTTGCGATGA
- a CDS encoding phosphodiester glycosidase family protein, with product MRIIKRFFVVVGALVLLSSCSQLQTGQKKTTSVARVPTHRHAAVDAKRPIVSTVHPTTGKSAKVTNKSTDAASKSTQTTTTTPSKPPVHAQTGPTPLPTPAALTPFSGSTPATWTPAGRLVNGTAAVYETTLVPPGGSQPAGIAWMDQNLLSARLYSGSGSPGGGPYQYTAPIQPAQAATLVAAFNGGFFMSSAHGGYYTQGKVIVPLVSGAASLVIYSNGDVNIGAWGTDVGMAPNVVGVRQNLVPLVANGAPTPTAASSNWQLWGVTCGLTSCASTVPGIENQWRSGVGITSNGALVYVQGPSLDPLQLADLLVRAGAVRAMELDINPDWPIFASYSPTTPGGLASPANGTKLLQTSVQGPWTFFEPWWARDFITMSAR from the coding sequence ATGAGGATTATCAAAAGGTTTTTCGTTGTAGTTGGCGCACTCGTTTTGCTCTCCTCTTGCTCACAGCTGCAGACGGGGCAGAAAAAGACCACTAGCGTCGCTCGGGTGCCGACTCACCGACACGCAGCGGTCGACGCGAAGAGACCGATCGTCTCTACCGTGCATCCGACCACAGGAAAGAGTGCGAAGGTCACCAACAAGAGCACGGACGCCGCCAGCAAGAGTACGCAGACCACCACAACAACTCCTTCGAAGCCGCCGGTGCATGCCCAGACCGGTCCGACTCCATTACCTACCCCTGCCGCTCTAACCCCATTTTCGGGTTCAACTCCAGCAACATGGACTCCAGCAGGACGGCTGGTGAACGGAACGGCTGCCGTCTACGAGACCACTCTGGTCCCACCTGGTGGTTCACAACCAGCTGGCATTGCATGGATGGATCAGAATCTGCTTTCAGCTCGTCTCTATTCAGGGTCAGGTAGTCCTGGCGGAGGACCATATCAGTACACCGCACCTATCCAACCAGCCCAGGCGGCCACCCTCGTTGCGGCCTTCAACGGTGGTTTCTTTATGAGCTCAGCACACGGCGGCTACTATACCCAGGGCAAGGTGATAGTTCCATTGGTGTCCGGCGCTGCGTCCCTGGTGATCTACTCCAATGGAGATGTGAATATTGGCGCCTGGGGAACTGATGTAGGCATGGCGCCCAACGTAGTCGGTGTTCGCCAAAATTTAGTTCCACTGGTGGCCAATGGTGCTCCTACCCCGACGGCGGCTAGTTCCAACTGGCAACTTTGGGGGGTGACATGCGGCCTTACTTCGTGTGCGTCCACGGTGCCTGGAATCGAGAATCAATGGCGTTCTGGAGTTGGGATCACCAGCAATGGTGCTCTTGTATATGTACAAGGTCCATCGCTTGATCCGTTACAGCTGGCTGATCTCCTAGTGAGGGCGGGGGCGGTGCGAGCCATGGAACTTGACATTAATCCCGACTGGCCAATCTTTGCTAGCTACAGTCCAACAACACCGGGCGGACTCGCATCACCTGCAAATGGCACAAAGCTTCTGCAAACTTCGGTTCAGGGTCCGTGGACCTTCTTTGAGCCCTGGTGGGCCCGAGACTTCATCACCATGTCTGCTCGATGA